The Leptospira koniambonensis sequence TGAAAAACTCTAAATGCAGAGTTTACCTTTTATTCAACTTATGACCATTCTTCTGTCGCATAAATGGATTTCCAAGAGATGAGTATTTAATTATTCTGAAAATTATAAAGAGAAGTTTGCTGGATTGGGAAAGTATTCTACGGACTTAAAGATAGGAGAATTCAATTGGGACCGGCAAAAGAATACATAGATCAATATTTAAAAGAAAACATTCTACAATCGGAAACGATCCACAGAATGAAACATGTGATCCGTGAATTTAGTTTAAGAACTCCTAAAGTATTAGTCACTAAGTGTATAGACGGAAGAGTTCACGGAAGTAAGTTAAAAGGATATCCTGTTACTACGATACGTTTTGGCAGAACAGATGGAAACATTGTTTCTACTAACTTGAATAACTTTTGGTTTTGGAATCGTATTGATAGAGTCGTAAATGACGCGTTATGCAACACACCTGGGATGCCTGCGTTATTCATTGCATATATGCATAGATCCGATATTCCGGGACTCGGTTGTGCGGCACACGGTGGAAATGAAGAAGCTGCCCGTGCTGCAATCAAATCCCAAACAGAAGCAGTTCGGAAAGTTTTTCCTAAAGAACAACTTTATGTGATCGAAGGTATCACAAATACAGACATGATGTCTGAAACTCTGATATTTGATGATGGAACTATTATAGATTCTCAAGAAATAGTCGCAAATTTTGGTTTTAATGAACCTTCTGAAATATTTCATTCTGCTTTTTTAAAGTATCAAATTAAGGATCCTGCAATTTCTAAAAATGTTGGATTTAAGACTCCAGAAGAGCTGTTTTCAGGAAAGGTCCCAGATTTTTATGCGGATTTTCAAACTTCTCTTTCTCTTAAATCATTCTTGATCCGAGAAATTTCTGCGATCATTTCTGCCGGGGAAATAGAGATCCAGAAATTGATACAACCGGATCTATTCCATGCGGTTTATCAGAAACTTTCCGGGATCAAGGATCTGCCTTCTACGCTTCTTCCTAGTTTATTGTACCAGATCATCTGGAATGTGGCTTATACTCTAAACCAAAAACGTAAACTTTCTAAATTAGCTGCGGAAGAACGTTGGAAACATTTGGATCATGCAGAAGAGCTGATCTGTTATGGAGAAGGTTTCGAACTATTACAAAGAAATAAAGCGGTTCTTGTAAAAACGGGAAGAGGGGACGATACAGATGCCCTACTAGTTGCCAAAAAAGTTTTGGATAAGAATAGGCAGAATGATCCGAAGCCCTACCCTTCTATCATTCATTTGAATGTGGAGATTTCAGGAGAACTTAGAACCTGGGAAGATTTTAACGAAAATGTTTCTTCTCGAGTAAATACGATGGTTCGTAATTTGGAAACAGTATTTCAGGATCAAGAAGTGGTTATTTTGACTACTTATTCGTATTTGGATCAGAAAAGATTTTATCCGATCCATACAAAATTGGATCCAAGGATCTCTTATCCTACTGATGTGATCTCCGATATAAACGGAGAAGATAAATTTTCAGGAATTGGTTTAAAAACGAAGGAAGCGTTTTACGCAGGTGAGATGATTACTTCTACGTAAAAGCTTCCGGATGAGATTTAAGATTTAGAACGTCGTTCCGAAATGAATTTGGAGAGTTCTTCTCTAAAGGAGAACTTCTTCCTGCCCATCAAATAACGGAATGCGCTTACGATTACATCTGGTCTTGGAGGATCTCCTCCAATAAACAAATCTGGTTCTTTTGGTAATTTTCCTCTCTGGAATAATCCGCCTGAAACAGCTTCCGTTCCGCAAGCAATAAGTGCTTTCGGTCCTGGAGTTGTGTCCCAAGCAACTTGGAGAGGAATTTCCATATTTGGTCCCACAGGTCCTGCGAATACAACTGCATCTGAATGTTTTGGAGAAGCTACCACTCTTACCATACTTGCTTCACTGTCAAAAACTGCGTTAAAGCTAGCGTTGATCTCTGCTTCTGTTGCGTTATTGCCGCTTGCAGCTACTTCTCTATATTGAAAGCCAGTGTTTTTTGTGATCTTACGGAATTGTTTTACGTTTTCGGAAACTTCTTCCTCGTAAGTTGCTGGAACTCCATCTATATAACGTACTTTTAATGCTTCTCTATCTACTGAATATACGTGAATGAATCCCGAGTTTTCCAATTGCCCTGCAGAA is a genomic window containing:
- a CDS encoding hydrogenase-4 subunit G, whose product is MKQIQEIINIFRPAKNLNFEKMGPTNPNARGIPVPSSKKGFHLDKSIEKVCPTGGLKVSSSKEVTFDYGACLQCGHCVEASAGQLENSGFIHVYSVDREALKVRYIDGVPATYEEEVSENVKQFRKITKNTGFQYREVAASGNNATEAEINASFNAVFDSEASMVRVVASPKHSDAVVFAGPVGPNMEIPLQVAWDTTPGPKALIACGTEAVSGGLFQRGKLPKEPDLFIGGDPPRPDVIVSAFRYLMGRKKFSFREELSKFISERRSKS